The stretch of DNA CAAGACCATTGGACTTGCTAAGACCAGTTGTCAGAGCCCCAACTGCCAGATACAACAGAAAGGTGAGAGCTGGTAGAGGTTTCACTTTGGCTGAAGTTAAGGCTGCTGGTTTGACCGCTGCTTACGCCAGAACCATTGGTATCGCTGTTGACCACAGACGTCAGAACAGAAACACTGAGATCTTTGAATTGAACGTCCAAAGATTGAAGGAATACCAATCTAAGATCATTGTCTTCCCAAGAAACGGTAAGGCTGAAGCCGAACAGGTTTTGTCCACTGCCGCCTCTTTCCCAATTGCTCAACCATCCACTGAGATTGAGACCAGAGCTGTTGAAGACAAGGGTGTCTCTGCTTACACAACCTTGAGATTGGCCAGATCTGACAAGAAATACAAGGGTAtcagagagaagagagCCAAGGACAAGGCTGAAGCTGAGGccgaaaagaagaaatagaTTCCTTAATGCATTGTCTACTATGACGTATCATCGCTCCttcatttctttctttcttctgaATTCactaaaaaagaaactatGTACATTTTATAACGGGAAGCCATCACTTATACTAATAGTAAACCTCTTTTATTGAAGGACTATTTCAAACTATTCGATTTTCTCATCTTGATCTAAAAGCTCGATGCTTGCAGATTAAATTTATGCAAATTGAAAACGTGTGATTCATCTTGGAAGATCCAAACGGACTGTAATTGGGCTAAAGTCTGATGTACTGAGAGGTAAGTAATCAAAAAAGATGACTCTTATATTCTAATAAAAATTGTGCACTATATAGTATATAATATTAATATTAAAGAAAAGTGATGAAACTATTTTAAAGTAATACGGTGGGCACACTCTTTAATCGAACAAACCGAAACCCATGTCATCGTCGGATTCTTCCTtggcttcttcttctttttcttcttcggcAGCGGCGTCACCGGCGGCACCggcagcaccagcaccagcagcaccaGATGGAGCGGCGGCACCAGCAGAAAAGTTGACTAGCAAGTCCTTGACGTTTTGGCCTTCCAAAGCCTTGGCAAAGATGTCAGCCCAGATACCTTCAACTGGAACGTTGGCAGCTTCGGTCAAAGAAAGCAACTTCTCAGAAGAGATTTCGATCTCAGAGTCGGCTAGAATCAAAGCAGCGTAAGATAGAGCGGTTTCAGTGGACATTTTAATGATTGGTTGGGTGGAGATAATCAGTTTAAGCCTAAAGTAAGCGGACTATTTCTTGGAGTACTTGTAACTGGAACAAACAAAACGAATAGAACATTAACAGCAATTGGTAAAAGTTTgaaagtttcttcagtcattgaagaaaaatatcagTTTAAAATTtcacgaaaaaaaagttgagTGCCCAATTGCGTGGTCATTTGATACGGTAATCCGTGTAAAGTGATATATGTATTAGGGTCCGATAGCTTATTTACAGCGTGCACAGTTCTGGATCGTATTGCCGTTGGTTTCTCTTGCGGGTTGGTAGAGGTCGCTAGCAATCTAAGAAGGTGAGATCGACATTGTAGACTTTATTGTGCTATTTCCAGCTTTTAGTTTTAGGTAACATACTTTTCGGCTACTACCTAAAAGACTACATGTCTTGTGTTTAAATAATTGTAACAGTCCTCAAATATAGCTAGCTGGCCACCAATTATGCGAACGGCGCCAGACACCGTGAAACCGACTGGGGCATTTGTCCGATGACAGATATTCTAAAACATGTATATAAACCAGGTATTGCAGAAGGGAAACCCAAAATACAAAACACTAGAGAGAAGCTTCCGCTCTCAAATAAATACTACTGTCTTACTATATCGATGCGACATCATTGAGCCTACTCCTCTTCGGAGTGGGTTCATCAGTGGCATCTGTAAGTTCTACGGAGTCTGGtgtttcaaaaaactgCGGGGACTCGTGAACCTTATTTtgttcctccttctctcTCATCCAACTTTCGACAAGAACCTGAGGAACATCTGTGGAGGGCAGCATTATCTCCAGCATTCTGATTTTATCGTCTTTGCAAAAGTGCTTGTCATTCATAACATCTCTCAGGTCCCCTAATGTTACAATCTTTCGCGTCTCGTAATCATCTGCACCAAATGcgtcaaagaatttgaGGTAATGCCAAGGCTGGACATCGTAATACGAGGCCTTGGACCTATGGTGTAAAAATCTATCAACAGAGTAACCTTGATTGTTCAGCAAAAATATGTACGGTGTAAGCTTCCATCTTATCATAGTGGAAATCTCTTGCATGGTGATTTGGAAAGCACCGTCACCGACAAACAGGAGGACTCTGTGTTGTAACGACGCATCCCCTGGGTTTTCCTCTTGTAACTCCTGTGCAGCAAACGATGCACCCAAGCAAGCCCCGACGGAGTAACCAGAGGATGCCCATAATGCCTGTGATATGCCCTTCGTTCGTGGCGGGAACCTTGTTTGGTTTATACCAAACGCGGAGGTACCGATCTCTGTTATTATAATGTCCCCCTGTTGAAACCAGTGTGACAATTCGTTCCAAACCCACTCCTGCTTCAATAGTTGGTTGCCCGAGAGTTTGGGTCTTGAGACATTGATGGGCGGGGTATTTCTAAAAGTACAACTTATTTTCGAAGTATCCAATCGCGATAAAAGTACCTGCATGAGGTGTTTGATGTGTATATCTGGATATGTTGcatttttcagtttgaCAGAGCTGGAATGTATCAAAGCATAGTTTTTCGTTTTATAGAAGAAGTGGAAAGTCGGAGTGCTGAATTCCGCAAGTAAGGATCCGATCACTATGATGAAATCTGCAAAGTCCACGACTTCCCGCACACTCGGAGACGAAAGCGAGCCCGTAAAGACACCGCCGAAATTCGACAAACTTTCGTCTACGGCGCCCTTACCCATTGGTGTGACGAAAGTTGGGAAATTTGTCATTTGGCGAAACTGTTTTGTCTCCTCTACGAGATCGTGCCTTATCACGCATGCGTCGACTATAATAGCAGGGTTTTCGCAGGTGTACAGTTTCTTGAGAATCGTTTTGACAACGTCGTTTTCTATTTCTTGGTTATTGGGCTCAGATTCTAAGTTCAGTGGTGTATCGAGCCTCACGGAATCCACTGTGAGGTCTACTTGATTTACAGGAATCCCCAAGTACGCTGGTTTCTGTTCCCTCCATGCCATTTCCACGCACTTATCCACCTCCATGCAACAAAGATCTGAGTCTGCAACGAGACCCGTATGGCAAGTGACATCGTTGGCCATTCTGTAGAATACGTTGTAATCGCCGTTCCCGAGAGTGTGGTGCAGGAGCAGTTGTTTCGTCTGGGCGCTTGTAGGTGGCATCCCTACGACGTGTAAGAGACCAACGTGTTCTGCGAATGATCCTGCAACGCCGTTGATAGCAGACAGTTCCCCGACACCGAATGTGGTTACGAGGCAGCCGAGTCGTTTGATTCTCGAGTACCCGTCAGCCGCGTACGCAGCGTTCAATTCGTTGGCGTTCCCCGCCCACCTCATGTCTGGGATCCTGTATATTTTATCGAGCAGGGGCATGTTGAACTCGCCGGGCAATCCGAAGATCGTCTTGACTTTGAGCTGTCTCAGCCTGTGGAACAGGTAGTCTGTGATGGTGATTTGGTCCGGCAGATTGTTCTGCATTTTGTATGATGTAGTGGGCATCATGGCATGCCTATCATTCAATTGAGATCGTGGTGTAGTCCTGCTCCTTCTAATCTCTTTCCTTTTGCCTTTTCCCTTTCTCTGCTGTCCAGCTTGGTATCAGAATGGGGGATCTATCAATAGCGTAAATTGGGGGGAGGGTGGAAAGAAGCACAAGAGTTGAATAGTCTGCGGTCAGGTATTTCTGGCTTGCGATCTCACACAAGATGTTTTCTGTCATTCAACAAACATGGAATCTGACGCAGGAGTCATTTTGCAGACAAAAGCAAGTGGAAGGTATTTAGGTTTAAGNNNNNNNNNNNNNNNNNNNNGAGGATTGTTTAGAAATTACGGGAAAAAACATATTTCGATTTAAATCCAAGATTCTGCTGCGACTAAATAACGGGAAAGTGAAAGAGCAGAGCAGAGAGAGGGTCTCAGGCTGGTCGCGAGCGGTCAACCGGCTCGAAGTTTTTATTGcttgtttgtttgcttGTTGTTCTTATAATGAATAGTTAATGATGTTAAATATATTTGTTATACTCCTGAGATTTCCATATCTACAACTTTCTTCTCAGCAGGGGGATTGGAGTATAGAGGAGTTGTCACAACGTAGGTGATACACGAGACTATCTCCAGTCCCCCAGCCCCCTCATCTCCCGGCACCTGT from Huiozyma naganishii CBS 8797 chromosome 1, complete genome encodes:
- the RPL13A gene encoding 60S ribosomal protein eL13 (similar to Saccharomyces cerevisiae RPL13A (YDL082W) and RPL13B (YMR142C); ancestral locus Anc_2.387), coding for MAISKNLPLLKNHFRKHWQERVKVHFDQAGKKVSRRHARAAKAAKIAPRPLDLLRPVVRAPTARYNRKVRAGRGFTLAEVKAAGLTAAYARTIGIAVDHRRQNRNTEIFELNVQRLKEYQSKIIVFPRNGKAEAEQVLSTAASFPIAQPSTEIETRAVEDKGVSAYTTLRLARSDKKYKGIREKRAKDKAEAEAEKKK
- the RPP1A gene encoding ribosomal protein P1 (similar to Saccharomyces cerevisiae RPP1A (YDL081C); ancestral locus Anc_2.388) gives rise to the protein MSTETALSYAALILADSEIEISSEKLLSLTEAANVPVEGIWADIFAKALEGQNVKDLLVNFSAGAAAPSGAAGAGAAGAAGDAAAEEEKEEEAKEESDDDMGFGLFD
- the THI3 gene encoding branched-chain-2-oxoacid decarboxylase THI3 (similar to Saccharomyces cerevisiae THI3 (YDL080C); ancestral locus Anc_2.390) yields the protein MMPTTSYKMQNNLPDQITITDYLFHRLRQLKVKTIFGLPGEFNMPLLDKIYRIPDMRWAGNANELNAAYAADGYSRIKRLGCLVTTFGVGELSAINGVAGSFAEHVGLLHVVGMPPTSAQTKQLLLHHTLGNGDYNVFYRMANDVTCHTGLVADSDLCCMEVDKCVEMAWREQKPAYLGIPVNQVDLTVDSVRLDTPLNLESEPNNQEIENDVVKTILKKLYTCENPAIIVDACVIRHDLVEETKQFRQMTNFPTFVTPMGKGAVDESLSNFGGVFTGSLSSPSVREVVDFADFIIVIGSLLAEFSTPTFHFFYKTKNYALIHSSSVKLKNATYPDIHIKHLMQVLLSRLDTSKISCTFRNTPPINVSRPKLSGNQLLKQEWVWNELSHWFQQGDIIITEIGTSAFGINQTRFPPRTKGISQALWASSGYSVGACLGASFAAQELQEENPGDASLQHRVLLFVGDGAFQITMQEISTMIRWKLTPYIFLLNNQGYSVDRFLHHRSKASYYDVQPWHYLKFFDAFGADDYETRKIVTLGDLRDVMNDKHFCKDDKIRMLEIMLPSTDVPQVLVESWMREKEEQNKVHESPQFFETPDSVELTDATDEPTPKRSRLNDVASI